A stretch of the bacterium genome encodes the following:
- the rdgB gene encoding RdgB/HAM1 family non-canonical purine NTP pyrophosphatase, translating into MLLATRNAGKAREIGAIYAHLDLDILTLDAYRAVGELPERGTTYAENAASKAAAAAAATGLVALADDSGIEVDALDGAPGPRSRRFLGDDANDDDRNRRMLELLASVPDGLRTARYRAVVAIALPDGETRVFEGTCEGTVAWTPRGGRGFGYDPVFVAMPDGRTMAELSFDEKNRISHRAHALRAAEPYLLSVFAARSEEEARASGANTNTGAPRAAGGSGTTAGAIAPDESSAGGRR; encoded by the coding sequence TTGCTCCTGGCGACGCGAAACGCGGGGAAAGCCCGCGAGATCGGCGCGATCTACGCGCACCTGGACCTCGACATCCTCACCCTGGACGCGTATCGTGCGGTGGGCGAGCTGCCGGAACGCGGAACCACCTATGCCGAGAACGCGGCGAGCAAGGCCGCGGCGGCCGCCGCGGCCACGGGCCTCGTGGCGCTCGCGGACGACTCCGGGATCGAGGTCGACGCGCTGGACGGCGCTCCGGGTCCCCGCTCGCGCCGGTTCCTCGGCGACGACGCGAACGATGACGATCGCAACCGGCGGATGCTCGAGTTGCTCGCGAGCGTGCCGGACGGCCTGCGGACCGCGCGCTATCGCGCGGTGGTGGCCATCGCGCTTCCCGACGGCGAGACCCGCGTGTTTGAAGGCACCTGTGAAGGAACGGTGGCATGGACGCCGCGCGGCGGCCGCGGGTTCGGGTACGACCCGGTGTTCGTGGCGATGCCCGACGGGCGGACGATGGCGGAGTTGTCGTTCGACGAGAAGAACCGGATCAGCCACCGGGCGCACGCCCTGCGCGCGGCGGAGCCGTACCTCCTGTCCGTGTTCGCCGCGCGATCCGAGGAGGAGGCGCGTGCGTCCGGCGCCAATACGAATACTGGCGCGCCGCGCGCGGCTGGGGGCTCGGGAACCACCGCGGGTGCGATTGCCCCGGACGAATCATCCGCGGGAGGGCGTCGATGA